In Mycobacterium stomatepiae, the following are encoded in one genomic region:
- a CDS encoding LCP family protein — translation MGDGEVDATLGHHRDPRDRQPAAATSPAALSAAPWERFSEPPGDNSVHRWQIEPPAPAAEDSQADERPARRTDRGGSHASGALSVADLIAKVGAGSTGTHHRRAALDDEPAEPDPEMCADLQDTQVIDTPAYSLDVVSEVPDLGLTNYPNVDEPALELAVEDPAESPPVKPKRTRRPKSAAKSSSKQESRRRPLLLAVRSMAALCAGVTLVLTGGAWQWSASKNHRLNVVNALDPNSGDIVDPSAQYGDEDFLIVGMDSRSGENADMGAGDTEDAGGARSDTVMLVNIPANRKRVVAVSFPRDLAITPMQCEAWNPETGQYGPLYDEKTKTWGSKMVYTETKLNSAFSFGGPKCLVKEIQKLSGLSINRFIAVDFAGFAKMVEALGGVEVCSKTPLHDYELGTVLEHSGRQVIDGPTALNYVRARQVTTEFNGDYGRIKRQQLFLSSLLRSLISEDTLTDLNKLNNVVNMFISNSRVDNVQTKDLVQLGQSLQKMAAGHFTFVTVPTGVTDQNGDEPPRTADMKALFNAIINDDPLPEENDQNAQNLGTTPTSGPTTAPTPKKPAPAPSAAPEARREQVTTASPDEITVRVSNATAQSGLAATATNQLQRNGFNVMSPDDYPSSLNATTVFFSLGNELAAATVASAFANSKVARVSGYGQVVQVVLGPDFKSVSTPAPSGSSLSVQIDRSPGGAPTKLPDDLSVTNAADTSCE, via the coding sequence ATGGGTGACGGCGAGGTAGACGCCACTCTTGGCCACCACCGTGACCCGCGCGACCGGCAACCGGCCGCCGCGACCTCGCCCGCCGCACTCAGCGCCGCTCCGTGGGAGCGATTCTCCGAACCGCCCGGCGATAACAGCGTCCATCGATGGCAGATCGAACCACCCGCCCCGGCAGCCGAAGACAGCCAGGCCGACGAGCGGCCGGCCCGCCGCACCGACCGGGGCGGCAGTCACGCCTCCGGCGCACTCAGCGTCGCGGACCTGATCGCCAAGGTCGGTGCCGGCAGCACCGGCACTCATCACCGGCGCGCGGCGCTCGACGACGAACCCGCCGAACCCGATCCGGAGATGTGCGCCGACCTGCAGGACACCCAGGTCATCGACACCCCGGCCTACTCGCTTGACGTGGTCTCGGAGGTTCCCGATCTCGGCCTCACGAACTACCCGAACGTCGACGAGCCCGCACTCGAGCTGGCGGTCGAGGACCCGGCCGAGTCGCCCCCGGTCAAGCCGAAGCGGACCCGGCGGCCGAAATCTGCCGCGAAGTCGTCGTCGAAACAGGAGTCGCGGCGACGGCCGTTACTGCTGGCCGTTCGGTCGATGGCCGCGCTGTGTGCCGGGGTGACGCTGGTCTTGACCGGCGGTGCGTGGCAGTGGAGCGCGTCGAAGAACCACCGGCTCAACGTCGTCAACGCGCTCGACCCGAACTCCGGCGACATCGTCGATCCCAGCGCGCAGTACGGCGACGAAGACTTCCTGATCGTCGGCATGGACTCGCGCTCCGGCGAGAACGCCGACATGGGCGCCGGCGACACCGAGGACGCCGGGGGCGCCCGGTCGGACACCGTGATGCTGGTCAACATTCCCGCCAACCGCAAACGCGTGGTGGCGGTCTCGTTCCCGCGCGACCTGGCGATCACGCCGATGCAATGCGAAGCGTGGAACCCCGAAACCGGACAATACGGACCCCTCTACGACGAAAAGACGAAGACGTGGGGTTCCAAGATGGTCTACACCGAGACCAAACTGAACTCGGCGTTCTCCTTCGGCGGCCCGAAATGTCTGGTGAAGGAAATCCAGAAGCTGTCCGGCTTGAGCATCAATCGGTTCATCGCCGTCGACTTCGCCGGCTTCGCCAAGATGGTCGAGGCACTCGGCGGTGTCGAGGTGTGCAGCAAGACGCCGCTGCACGACTACGAACTCGGCACGGTCCTCGAGCATTCGGGACGCCAGGTCATTGATGGCCCGACGGCGCTGAACTATGTGCGGGCCCGCCAGGTCACCACGGAGTTCAACGGCGACTACGGCCGCATCAAGCGCCAGCAGTTGTTCTTGTCGTCGCTGCTGCGTTCGCTGATCTCCGAGGACACGTTGACCGACCTCAACAAGCTCAACAACGTCGTCAACATGTTCATCAGCAACAGCCGCGTGGACAACGTTCAGACCAAGGACCTTGTTCAGCTAGGCCAGTCGCTGCAGAAGATGGCGGCCGGGCACTTCACGTTCGTCACGGTGCCCACCGGTGTCACCGACCAGAACGGCGACGAACCGCCGCGGACGGCCGACATGAAGGCGCTCTTCAACGCGATCATCAACGACGATCCGCTGCCCGAAGAAAACGACCAGAACGCGCAGAACCTCGGGACCACACCGACGTCGGGGCCGACGACCGCACCCACCCCCAAGAAACCAGCACCAGCGCCGAGCGCCGCACCCGAGGCGCGACGCGAGCAGGTGACGACGGCCTCGCCCGACGAGATCACCGTGCGGGTCTCCAATGCGACCGCACAGAGCGGGCTGGCCGCCACCGCCACCAACCAGCTTCAGCGCAACGGGTTCAATGTGATGTCACCCGACGACTATCCGAGTTCACTCAATGCCACGACGGTGTTCTTCTCGCTCGGCAACGAGCTGGCGGCCGCGACGGTCGCGTCGGCGTTCGCCAACTCGAAGGTCGCCCGGGTCTCCGGCTACGGGCAGGTCGTCCAGGTGGTGCTCGGCCCCGATTTCAAGTCGGTTTCCACTCCCGCGCCCAGCGGTTCGTCGCTGTCCGTCCAGATCGATCGCAGCCCGGGAGGCGCGCCGACGAAATTGCCGGACGATCTGTCGGTGACGAACGCCGCCGATACCAGCTGTGAATAA
- the dusB gene encoding tRNA dihydrouridine synthase DusB — protein MRIGPITLASPVVLAPMAGVTNVAFRTLCRELEQSKVGTVSGLYVCEMVTARALVERHPVTMHMTTFSPDESPRSLQLYAVDPATTYAAAKMIADEDLADHIDMNFGCPVPKVTKRGGGAALPFKRRLFGQIVAAAVRATEGTAIPVTVKFRIGIDDEHHTHLDAGRIAEAEGAAAVALHARTAAQRYSGTADWEQIALLKQQVKTIPVLGNGDIYDASDALTMMASTGCDGVVIGRGCLGRPWLFAELSAAFTGSPAPTPPTLGEVADIVRRHGELLTAHFGEDKGMRDIRKHVAWYLHGFPAGSDLRRALALVKTLDELDALLGRLDGSVEFPEAATGPRGRQGSPARVSLPEGWLDDPDDCTVPAGADVMHSGG, from the coding sequence TTGCGCATCGGCCCGATCACGCTCGCCAGCCCGGTGGTGCTGGCCCCGATGGCAGGCGTGACCAACGTTGCTTTCCGGACGCTGTGCCGTGAACTCGAGCAGTCGAAGGTCGGCACGGTCAGCGGCCTCTACGTCTGCGAGATGGTGACCGCGCGCGCCCTCGTCGAGCGGCATCCGGTGACGATGCACATGACGACGTTCTCCCCGGACGAATCGCCGCGCTCGCTGCAGCTCTACGCCGTCGACCCGGCCACCACCTACGCGGCGGCCAAGATGATTGCCGACGAGGACCTGGCCGACCACATCGACATGAACTTCGGCTGCCCGGTTCCCAAGGTCACCAAGCGCGGCGGTGGTGCGGCGCTGCCGTTCAAGCGCAGGCTGTTCGGCCAGATCGTCGCCGCCGCGGTGCGCGCCACCGAGGGCACCGCCATTCCGGTGACGGTGAAGTTCCGCATCGGCATCGACGACGAGCACCACACGCACCTGGACGCCGGCCGCATCGCCGAAGCCGAAGGCGCGGCAGCCGTCGCGCTGCACGCCCGCACCGCCGCCCAGCGCTACTCCGGCACCGCGGACTGGGAGCAGATCGCCCTGCTCAAGCAGCAGGTGAAGACGATCCCGGTGCTCGGCAACGGCGATATCTACGACGCGAGCGACGCGCTGACCATGATGGCCAGCACCGGCTGCGACGGCGTCGTCATCGGCCGCGGCTGCCTGGGCCGGCCCTGGCTGTTCGCCGAACTGTCGGCCGCATTCACCGGAAGCCCGGCCCCCACCCCGCCGACGCTCGGCGAGGTCGCCGACATCGTGCGCCGGCACGGCGAACTGCTCACCGCACACTTCGGCGAAGACAAGGGCATGCGCGACATCCGCAAACACGTCGCCTGGTACCTGCATGGCTTCCCGGCCGGCTCCGATTTACGGCGGGCGCTGGCCCTCGTGAAGACGCTCGACGAGCTCGATGCCCTGCTGGGCCGGCTGGACGGCAGCGTCGAATTCCCGGAGGCGGCGACCGGGCCGCGCGGCCGGCAGGGATCGCCGGCCCGGGTCAGCCTGCCGGAAGGCTGGCTGGACGATCCCGATGACTGCACGGTTCCGGCCGGAGCCGACGTCATGCACTCCGGCGGCTGA
- a CDS encoding acyl-ACP desaturase has product MPASADLTDLQLLHELEPVVEKYLNRHLTMHKPWNPHDYIPWSDGKNFYALGGQDWDPEQSKLSDLAQVAMVQNLMTEDNLPSYHREIAMNFGLDGPWGTWVNRWTAEENRHGIALRDYLVVTRAVDPVELEKLRIEVVNRGFSPGQNHQVRDDLFAESLFDSVIYVTFQELATRISHRNTGRACNEPIADQLLGKISADENLHMIFYRDVSEAGFEIDPNQATKSLHKILRNFQMPGFQVPEFRRKAVYIAVGGVYDPRIHLDEVVMPVLKKWRFFEREDITGEAAALRDDLGLLIKELEDACDKFEMSKQRQLEREARTGKKVTAFELHQTAGKLAMSRR; this is encoded by the coding sequence ATGCCAGCGTCAGCCGACCTGACGGACCTGCAGCTTTTGCATGAGTTGGAGCCGGTCGTCGAGAAGTACCTGAACCGGCACCTCACGATGCACAAGCCGTGGAACCCGCACGACTACATCCCGTGGTCGGACGGCAAGAACTTCTACGCGCTCGGCGGGCAGGACTGGGACCCGGAGCAGAGCAAGCTCTCCGACCTCGCCCAGGTCGCGATGGTGCAGAACCTGATGACCGAGGACAATCTGCCCTCCTATCACCGCGAGATCGCGATGAACTTCGGCCTCGACGGCCCCTGGGGAACCTGGGTCAACCGCTGGACCGCCGAAGAGAACCGGCACGGCATCGCGCTGCGCGACTACCTGGTGGTGACCCGCGCGGTCGATCCCGTGGAATTGGAGAAACTGCGCATCGAGGTGGTCAACCGGGGTTTCAGCCCGGGCCAGAACCACCAGGTTCGTGACGACCTGTTCGCCGAGAGCCTGTTCGACTCGGTCATCTACGTGACGTTCCAGGAGCTGGCCACCAGGATTTCGCACCGCAACACCGGTCGGGCCTGCAACGAGCCGATCGCCGACCAGCTGCTCGGCAAGATCTCGGCCGACGAAAACTTGCACATGATCTTCTACCGGGACGTCAGCGAGGCCGGCTTCGAGATCGACCCCAACCAGGCGACGAAGTCGCTGCACAAGATCCTGCGCAACTTCCAGATGCCCGGCTTCCAGGTGCCCGAGTTCCGTCGCAAGGCCGTCTACATCGCCGTCGGTGGCGTTTACGATCCCCGCATCCACCTCGACGAGGTCGTGATGCCGGTGCTGAAGAAATGGCGCTTCTTCGAGCGTGAGGACATCACCGGCGAAGCTGCCGCGTTGCGCGACGACCTTGGCCTGCTGATCAAGGAACTCGAGGATGCCTGCGACAAGTTCGAGATGTCCAAGCAGCGCCAGCTCGAGCGGGAAGCACGCACGGGCAAGAAGGTCACCGCGTTCGAGTTGCACCAGACCGCCGGCAAGCTGGCGATGAGCCGCCGGTAG
- a CDS encoding TetR/AcrR family transcriptional regulator gives MQSGQRRGRWSGVPLESRHALRRDNLIAAGVQLLGSERGPALTVRAVCRKAALTERYFYESFSDRDEFVRAVYDDVCARAMTALTSADSPREAVEQFVELMVDDPVRGRVLLLAPAVEPILTQSGAEWMPSFIDLLQKKLSNIGDPVLQKMIATSLVGGLTSLFTAYLNRQLGATRKQFIDYCVNMLFNTAAPYVSPLDGVSE, from the coding sequence GTGCAGTCCGGTCAACGACGGGGCCGTTGGTCAGGCGTCCCCCTGGAAAGTCGCCACGCCCTCCGACGCGACAACCTCATCGCCGCCGGCGTGCAATTGCTGGGCAGCGAGCGCGGGCCCGCGCTGACCGTCCGGGCCGTCTGCCGCAAGGCCGCGCTGACCGAACGGTATTTCTACGAGAGCTTCTCCGACCGCGACGAATTCGTGCGGGCGGTGTACGACGACGTCTGCGCGCGAGCCATGACGGCCCTCACCTCGGCGGACTCACCGCGGGAAGCCGTCGAGCAGTTCGTCGAGCTGATGGTCGACGACCCGGTGCGCGGGCGGGTGCTGCTGCTGGCCCCGGCCGTCGAACCAATCCTGACCCAGTCGGGCGCCGAGTGGATGCCCAGCTTTATCGACCTGCTGCAGAAAAAGCTATCCAACATCGGCGATCCGGTGCTGCAGAAAATGATCGCCACCAGCCTGGTCGGCGGTCTGACCAGCCTGTTCACCGCTTACCTGAACCGCCAGCTCGGGGCCACCCGTAAGCAGTTCATCGATTACTGCGTGAACATGCTTTTCAATACGGCGGCTCCGTATGTATCGCCTCTCGACGGGGTATCCGAGTAA
- a CDS encoding oxygenase MpaB family protein, translated as MTKHTSEACPLTSAEAGSDATTVGEVASALEGSDGVASGCPVSPSGYQTPPMPLGPDSLTWRYFGDWRGMLQGPWAGSMQNMHPQLGAAVIDHSTFFRERWPRLLRSLYPIGGVVFDQDRAPVTGAEVRDYHVEIKGVDGQGRRYHALNPDVFYWAHATFFVGTIHVAERFCGGLTEAQKRQLFDEHIDWYRMYGMSMRPVPASWEEFQVYWDHMCRNVLENNEAARAVLDLTDLPKPPFAQKVPDWLWAAQRKLLAPFFVWFTVGLYDPPVRRLMGYQWSRRDEWLHRRLGNLVRLVFACVPARFRKHPRARAGLDRASGRVAADAPLVHTPARNLPPVDERGNPMHYCPNVS; from the coding sequence GTGACCAAACATACGTCCGAAGCCTGCCCGCTGACCAGCGCCGAAGCTGGTAGCGACGCGACCACCGTAGGCGAGGTGGCAAGTGCTCTCGAAGGCTCCGACGGCGTCGCCAGCGGGTGCCCGGTATCCCCGTCGGGTTACCAGACGCCACCGATGCCGCTCGGCCCGGATTCGCTGACGTGGCGCTACTTCGGTGATTGGCGCGGCATGTTGCAGGGGCCGTGGGCGGGCTCCATGCAGAACATGCATCCGCAACTGGGCGCGGCGGTCATCGACCATTCGACCTTCTTCCGGGAACGCTGGCCGCGCTTACTGCGGTCGTTGTATCCGATCGGCGGAGTCGTCTTCGACCAGGACCGTGCTCCGGTCACCGGCGCCGAGGTGCGTGACTACCACGTCGAGATCAAGGGTGTCGACGGGCAGGGCCGCCGCTACCACGCGCTGAACCCCGACGTCTTCTACTGGGCGCACGCCACCTTCTTCGTCGGGACTATCCATGTGGCAGAACGGTTTTGCGGCGGTCTGACCGAGGCGCAGAAGCGTCAGCTGTTCGACGAACACATCGACTGGTACCGGATGTACGGGATGAGCATGCGCCCGGTTCCGGCGTCCTGGGAGGAATTTCAGGTCTACTGGGATCACATGTGCCGCAACGTGTTAGAGAACAACGAAGCGGCCCGCGCCGTGCTCGATCTGACCGACCTGCCCAAACCGCCGTTCGCCCAGAAGGTGCCGGACTGGTTGTGGGCCGCGCAGCGCAAACTGCTGGCGCCGTTCTTCGTCTGGTTCACCGTGGGTCTCTACGATCCGCCGGTTCGCCGGCTGATGGGCTACCAGTGGTCGCGCCGCGACGAATGGCTGCACCGGCGACTTGGTAACCTCGTTCGACTCGTATTCGCCTGTGTGCCAGCACGATTCCGTAAGCATCCGCGGGCCAGAGCTGGTTTAGATCGCGCGTCCGGACGGGTCGCGGCCGACGCGCCGCTGGTGCACACACCGGCGCGCAACTTGCCGCCGGTCGACGAGCGCGGAAATCCAATGCACTACTGCCCCAACGTTTCCTAG
- a CDS encoding TIGR04255 family protein: protein MSVDPAWQNAPAALVTMEIRHPATDPLTESSSRDLKSLLSDDLPIEHQAQDVAWAMGPAGSPAPTAEQFPRYVNRDSTLAASIKAQAIVIETTAYSTFEALSDVAMRVVEARSQVSSIVGVERIGLRYLLEIRVTLGADGRIDWAEWIAEPLLGPQRIAPGGLTLTEWQGAAVYREQQPGKSLIVRYGPGMGQALDPNYYLRRTLPAQPGPFFQLDIDSFWTPAASIPEYNRDAVRATFHNLYEPARAVFQEMLTSRLRDDLLG from the coding sequence GTGAGTGTCGATCCGGCCTGGCAAAACGCGCCCGCAGCCCTGGTAACGATGGAAATCCGTCACCCCGCAACGGATCCCCTCACCGAATCGTCGAGCAGAGACCTCAAGAGTCTCCTCTCCGACGACCTGCCCATCGAACACCAGGCTCAGGACGTGGCCTGGGCGATGGGCCCGGCGGGAAGTCCGGCACCGACGGCCGAGCAGTTCCCCCGCTACGTCAACCGGGACAGCACGCTGGCCGCCTCGATCAAGGCCCAGGCGATCGTGATCGAGACCACCGCCTACTCCACCTTCGAGGCGTTGTCGGACGTCGCGATGCGTGTCGTGGAGGCACGCTCGCAGGTGTCGTCGATCGTCGGCGTGGAACGCATTGGTCTGCGCTACCTCCTGGAGATCCGAGTCACGCTGGGCGCCGACGGCCGCATCGACTGGGCCGAGTGGATCGCCGAACCCCTGCTCGGTCCGCAACGCATCGCGCCCGGCGGGCTGACCTTGACCGAATGGCAGGGCGCCGCCGTCTACCGCGAGCAGCAACCGGGCAAATCGCTGATCGTGCGCTACGGGCCGGGCATGGGCCAGGCCCTCGACCCGAACTACTACCTGCGCCGGACGCTGCCGGCCCAGCCGGGACCGTTTTTCCAGCTGGACATCGACAGCTTTTGGACCCCGGCCGCCTCGATCCCCGAATACAACCGGGATGCGGTGCGTGCGACTTTTCACAACCTCTACGAGCCGGCCCGCGCGGTGTTTCAGGAAATGCTCACCAGCCGTCTGAGGGACGACCTGCTGGGCTGA
- a CDS encoding cytochrome P450, which produces MTGHTGALPHTTTLESLRFTTLVALPNLAEGLFSRRPAVTAALDRAGVARRAHRLLTALHRHYGDGPIWVKVGSRPTLLVFGPDQIRFILSGAPAPFASDPEPKLSGMKKFQPHALTISRGDHWSDRRRFTEAVFAHATGSGAIAHRCDTVADEEARAMPDTLDWPQFHSAIQRIARRIILGDNVTDDQQISTQLVTLMAKANPPGKGDPELFDAFFTALDRYVKAADAHSLVGQFAAASASDITYPTHQVIHWMFAMGDTLAINLWRCLALLATHPDVLLNAQNAIDEHSAHDYLVGCLSEAMRLWPSTPALARTLTGPTEWDGEIVPGGTQVMIVNTFNHRDTSRFPEADQFNPTAWTQGSAESSWSFNFFSHGPQACPGADLALRLGVAVLTAILGERSPAATGAKLGPQQPLPLTLDQSRVNFRLKQRHR; this is translated from the coding sequence TTGACGGGTCACACAGGCGCCCTGCCGCATACCACCACACTCGAAAGTCTGCGTTTCACGACGCTGGTGGCGCTGCCCAATCTGGCCGAGGGGCTCTTCAGCCGCCGGCCGGCGGTCACCGCTGCGCTCGACCGGGCCGGTGTCGCCCGCCGCGCACACCGGCTGCTCACCGCGCTGCACCGGCACTACGGTGATGGACCGATCTGGGTGAAAGTCGGCAGCAGGCCCACGCTGCTCGTCTTCGGCCCCGATCAGATCCGTTTCATACTCTCCGGCGCCCCAGCGCCTTTCGCGTCCGACCCCGAACCCAAACTCTCCGGAATGAAGAAATTCCAGCCGCACGCCCTGACCATCTCACGAGGCGATCATTGGTCCGACCGCCGCCGATTCACCGAGGCTGTCTTCGCACACGCCACCGGTAGCGGCGCGATCGCCCACCGCTGCGACACCGTTGCGGACGAAGAAGCCCGAGCGATGCCCGACACCCTCGACTGGCCGCAATTCCACAGTGCGATACAACGAATCGCGCGACGAATCATTCTCGGCGACAACGTAACTGATGACCAACAGATTTCGACGCAACTCGTGACGCTGATGGCCAAGGCTAACCCGCCCGGCAAGGGAGACCCCGAGCTTTTCGACGCCTTCTTCACCGCGCTGGACCGCTACGTAAAGGCCGCGGATGCACACAGTCTGGTCGGACAATTCGCCGCGGCATCCGCCTCCGACATCACCTACCCGACCCATCAAGTCATCCACTGGATGTTCGCGATGGGTGACACCCTGGCCATCAATCTCTGGCGTTGTCTGGCGCTGCTGGCCACCCACCCCGACGTTCTCCTCAACGCGCAGAACGCAATCGACGAACACAGCGCTCACGACTACCTCGTCGGCTGCCTATCCGAAGCGATGCGCCTCTGGCCCAGCACGCCCGCCTTAGCGCGAACCCTCACCGGGCCAACCGAGTGGGACGGCGAGATCGTACCGGGGGGAACACAAGTCATGATCGTCAACACCTTCAACCACCGCGACACCAGCCGTTTCCCCGAGGCGGATCAGTTCAATCCCACAGCGTGGACGCAAGGATCCGCCGAATCCTCGTGGTCATTCAACTTCTTCAGTCACGGCCCGCAAGCATGTCCAGGTGCCGACCTAGCGCTGCGACTCGGCGTCGCGGTATTGACAGCGATTCTCGGCGAGCGTAGCCCGGCGGCGACCGGTGCCAAACTCGGCCCGCAGCAACCGCTGCCTCTCACGCTCGACCAGTCGCGTGTCAATTTTCGATTGAAACAGCGGCACCGCTGA
- a CDS encoding alpha/beta hydrolase fold domain-containing protein, which yields MVYIHGGAYVNQIQPAHWKLVCAIADATRRPVHVPLYGLAPQHHAEDAIDFVGAVIGRVAHDGPTYLAGDSSGAGLALAATQATISAGATPPLGLTLISPWLDIALTNPAIPSLATRDPWLAVPGLRECGRIWADHLPADDYRVSPIFGALHNLPPIDLYIGDRDIFLADCRQLRDSIGTGRITYHEQPGAVHVYPLLPVPEAKPVRQALLSHIDAAFNVV from the coding sequence GTGGTCTACATACACGGGGGCGCCTACGTCAATCAGATCCAGCCCGCGCACTGGAAACTCGTCTGCGCGATCGCCGACGCGACCCGGCGTCCTGTACACGTCCCCCTCTACGGACTCGCGCCGCAGCACCATGCCGAGGACGCGATCGACTTTGTCGGGGCCGTGATCGGCCGAGTCGCGCATGACGGGCCCACCTATCTGGCCGGCGACTCTTCCGGCGCGGGTCTGGCGCTCGCCGCGACCCAGGCGACCATCAGCGCCGGAGCCACCCCGCCGCTCGGGCTCACCCTGATCAGTCCCTGGCTCGACATCGCACTGACCAATCCCGCCATCCCGAGCCTCGCCACGCGCGACCCCTGGCTCGCGGTTCCCGGCCTACGCGAGTGCGGTCGCATCTGGGCGGATCACCTCCCGGCGGACGATTACCGGGTCAGCCCCATTTTCGGCGCGCTGCACAACCTTCCACCGATCGACCTCTACATCGGCGACCGCGACATCTTTCTCGCCGACTGCCGTCAGCTGCGCGACAGCATCGGCACCGGCCGGATCACCTACCACGAGCAGCCCGGAGCAGTTCACGTCTACCCGCTGCTGCCCGTTCCTGAAGCCAAGCCGGTACGCCAAGCACTGCTCAGCCACATCGACGCCGCCTTCAACGTCGTTTGA
- a CDS encoding FAD-binding oxidoreductase, translated as MTKRFTPVEIAAQRALKQVFDPAHTFNPGIMLPEPSPEEPALPAFEAAVRAALEGHPTSATNADGDDTTVEVNTGNLNLVVGAAVTLGDLSRTLHEQGVTCPAIPTEGLDRTVGELIANATAEERREVRHGLLGVEVVLPDGAAAARFGGQNMKDVAGYDTKRLFIGGRNAFGTITRAVFKIAVAR; from the coding sequence ATGACCAAACGCTTCACCCCGGTCGAGATCGCCGCCCAACGCGCCCTCAAGCAGGTCTTCGATCCCGCGCACACCTTCAACCCCGGCATCATGCTGCCCGAACCCTCGCCCGAAGAGCCCGCGCTGCCCGCGTTCGAAGCCGCCGTGCGCGCGGCACTCGAAGGTCATCCGACCTCCGCGACGAACGCCGACGGCGACGACACCACGGTTGAGGTCAACACCGGCAACTTGAATCTGGTGGTCGGTGCCGCGGTCACCCTTGGCGACCTCTCACGCACACTCCACGAACAAGGCGTGACCTGCCCGGCCATCCCCACTGAGGGCCTCGATCGCACTGTCGGCGAACTGATCGCCAACGCGACCGCCGAGGAACGTCGAGAAGTCCGCCACGGATTGCTCGGCGTCGAGGTTGTCCTTCCCGACGGCGCCGCCGCGGCCCGCTTCGGCGGCCAGAACATGAAAGACGTCGCGGGCTACGACACCAAACGGCTATTCATCGGCGGCAGAAACGCATTCGGGACGATCACCCGCGCTGTCTTCAAGATTGCGGTCGCACGGTAG